The following proteins come from a genomic window of Salvia hispanica cultivar TCC Black 2014 chromosome 4, UniMelb_Shisp_WGS_1.0, whole genome shotgun sequence:
- the LOC125219148 gene encoding 1-aminocyclopropane-1-carboxylate oxidase homolog 1-like, with the protein MVLSSESVAYDWAKAVKEFDEAKSGVKGLVDAGVTELPRLFVHPAEHLLNNPTDPALQPELPTIDFAGLRQGRRREVVEAVRRASEEWGFFRIVNHGVPRHTMDAMLDAVRRFHEQPAEAKAPLYSDDSRRRVRFNSNSALREKDAASWRDILTCVFNDDEIDPELIPEACRAEVLEYVERMIELRETMAEVMSEALGLPSNYLSEIECMKSEAMACLYYPVCPEPHKTLGTPKHSDTTFLTLLMQDAIGGLQILHGGQWVNVPPVPGALIANIGDLMQIISNDKFISVEHRVVAQPVGPRISVACFFTPSMNAAAKPFGPIKELLSDEKPAIYRKFMFRDYCQYYKIKGQDVSSALPHYKI; encoded by the exons atggtGCTTTCTAGTGAATCTGTTGCTTACGATTGGGCTAAAGCAGTGAAGGAATTCGACGAGGCGAAATCCGGCGTGAAGGGCCTAGTCGACGCCGGCGTGACGGAGCTCCCCCGCCTCTTCGTGCACCCGGCGGAGCATCTCCTCAACAACCCCACCGACCCGGCCCTGCAGCCGGAGCTCCCCACCATCGACTTCGCCGGGCTGCGCCAGGGCCGGCGGCGCGAGGTGGTGGAGGCGGTGCGCAGGGCGTCGGAGGAGTGGGGCTTCTTCCGCATCGTCAACCACGGCGTCCCTCGCCACACGATGGACGCCATGCTCGACGCGGTGCGGCGCTTCCACGAGCAGCCCGCGGAGGCGAAGGCGCCGCTCTACTCAGACGACAGCCGGCGGCGGGTGCGGTTCAACAGCAACAGCGCGTTAAGGGAGAAGGACGCCGCGTCGTGGAGGGATATTCTGACGTGTGTTTTCAACGACGATGAGATTGACCCGGAGCTGATCCCGGAGGCGTGCAGGGCGGAGGTGCTGGAGTATGTGGAGCGGATGATCGAGCTGAGGGAGACGATGGCGGAGGTGATGTCGGAGGCGCTGGGGCTTCCGAGCAACTACTTGTCGGAGATTGAGTGTATGAAGAGTGAGGCGATGGCGTGTTTGTATTATCCCGTGTGTCCCGAGCCGCACAAGACCCTCGGGACGCCCAAGCATTCCGACACCACCTTCCTCACCTTGCTTATGCAGGACGCCATCGGCGGCCTCCAGATTCTCCATGGCGGTCAATGGGTCAACGTTCCGCCCGTGCCCGGGGCTCTCATTGCCAACATTGGCGATCTTATGCAG ATTATTAGTAATGACAAGTTCATAAGCGTGGAGCACAGAGTGGTGGCGCAGCCGGTGGGGCCGAGGATATCGGTGGCGTGTTTCTTCACGCCGAGCATGAATGCGGCGGCGAAGCCATTTGGTCCGATCAAAGAGCTGTTGTCCGATGAGAAACCGGCTATATACAGGAAGTTTATGTTCAGAGACTACTGCCAATACTACAAGATTAAAGGCCAAGATGTTTCCTCGGCTTTGCCTCATTACAAGATCTGA